A genomic region of Fodinisporobacter ferrooxydans contains the following coding sequences:
- a CDS encoding FAD-linked oxidase C-terminal domain-containing protein: MISNSAKEELRSIVGADWFFDSPNDLLAYSYDATPLYQSLPDGVVMPANTEEVAGILKICSRYKIKIVPRGSGTNLSAGTVPIEGGLVLVLTRMNQLQEIDQENLTATFQPGLITSDLHQAVERVGLFYPPDPGSMRISTLGGNVAECSGGMRGLKYGVTKDYIMGLEAVLPNGEILRTGGKNAKDVAGYDLTKLLVGAEGTLAVVTGITAKLLPLPESKRTMVAYYRNLTDAARSVQSIIANRIIPATLEFLDQETMRVVEDYAHCGLPLDMAAMLLIEQDGPASVVEQDCAKIQELCLKEGAVEVRLAADQTEASQLMTARRASLSALARLRPTTILEDATVPRAHLAEMVEQINRIAQKYGVHICTFGHAGDGNLHPTCMTDVRDKQEIHRVEKAFEEIFYAALDLGGTITGEHGVGMAKAPYLELRVGKTGMDVMKGIKTAFDPDHLLNPGKLFAKETRRRVVVGNHGGCSHPEHKLA; this comes from the coding sequence TTGATTTCAAATTCCGCCAAGGAAGAATTGCGATCAATTGTCGGTGCGGATTGGTTTTTCGATTCTCCAAATGATTTACTCGCATATTCCTATGATGCTACTCCGCTTTATCAATCGCTGCCGGATGGCGTGGTCATGCCGGCAAATACGGAAGAGGTTGCAGGCATTTTAAAAATTTGTTCCCGCTACAAAATCAAAATCGTGCCGCGGGGTTCCGGAACAAACCTCAGTGCAGGCACAGTACCGATAGAAGGCGGTTTGGTGCTCGTACTGACACGAATGAATCAACTGCAGGAAATTGACCAAGAAAACTTGACGGCAACCTTCCAGCCTGGACTCATCACGAGCGATCTGCACCAGGCAGTCGAGCGTGTCGGCCTCTTTTACCCGCCAGACCCTGGCAGCATGCGCATTTCCACACTCGGCGGCAATGTGGCGGAATGTTCGGGAGGTATGCGCGGTCTCAAATACGGTGTGACAAAAGATTACATTATGGGATTGGAAGCTGTCCTGCCAAATGGCGAGATTTTGCGTACAGGCGGGAAGAACGCAAAAGATGTCGCCGGATATGATTTGACCAAATTGTTGGTAGGCGCAGAAGGCACACTGGCTGTCGTCACGGGAATTACCGCGAAGCTTTTGCCGCTGCCAGAAAGCAAGCGCACAATGGTGGCATATTACCGCAATCTGACAGATGCTGCAAGAAGCGTTCAATCGATTATCGCCAACCGGATTATCCCGGCGACTCTGGAATTTCTCGATCAGGAGACCATGCGTGTCGTAGAAGACTATGCACATTGCGGACTGCCCCTTGACATGGCTGCCATGCTTTTAATCGAACAGGACGGACCGGCATCTGTCGTGGAGCAAGATTGCGCGAAAATCCAGGAACTTTGCCTAAAAGAAGGCGCCGTAGAAGTTCGCCTGGCTGCTGATCAAACTGAAGCCAGCCAACTTATGACTGCACGCCGGGCTTCTTTGTCGGCATTAGCCCGTTTGCGGCCGACGACCATCCTGGAAGACGCAACTGTCCCACGCGCGCACTTGGCTGAGATGGTCGAACAAATCAACCGAATTGCCCAAAAGTACGGTGTGCATATTTGCACATTCGGACATGCGGGAGACGGCAACCTGCATCCCACATGTATGACAGATGTCCGCGACAAACAAGAAATCCATCGCGTCGAAAAAGCGTTTGAAGAAATCTTTTACGCTGCATTGGACCTCGGTGGGACCATTACAGGCGAGCATGGCGTCGGCATGGCGAAGGCTCCTTATCTTGAACTGCGGGTAGGAAAGACCGGTATGGATGTAATGAAAGGAATCAAGACAGCTTTTGATCCCGATCATCTCCTGAACCCTGGAAAACTTTTTGCAAAAGAAACGAGACGTAGAGTGGTGGTGGGAAATCATGGCGGATGCAGTCATCCGGAACACAAACTCGCTTGA
- a CDS encoding FadR/GntR family transcriptional regulator encodes MDLMPVKAKKNYEEIVEQLKSAIQNGKFPPGSRLPSVRELSNQFAVGQAAVREALSALKAMGLITIKQGSGTYVEQFDPNEIVSEITRALDQVNFLSKEDIRSLLELRKIIEAGSAKLAARRRTKEDLEMMGSILNNMEKDLNSAVLGEKADWEFHYTIAAASKNPFLLTLMDSIAETIQASLKANRTKLYQIPGGPQRLLEEHKGIYHAILATDEVTAEKLIVTHLSNVDTALEIIEQMYKK; translated from the coding sequence ATGGATTTGATGCCTGTAAAAGCAAAAAAAAATTATGAAGAAATCGTTGAACAATTGAAATCTGCGATACAAAACGGCAAATTTCCTCCCGGCTCCCGCTTGCCTTCCGTGCGTGAATTGAGCAATCAATTCGCCGTTGGTCAAGCAGCCGTTCGCGAAGCATTATCTGCATTAAAAGCGATGGGGTTGATTACGATCAAGCAAGGAAGCGGTACGTATGTGGAACAATTTGATCCCAACGAGATCGTTAGTGAAATAACAAGAGCCCTCGATCAAGTGAATTTTCTCAGCAAAGAAGACATTCGCAGTCTCTTGGAATTGCGGAAAATTATTGAAGCCGGCAGTGCAAAACTAGCCGCCAGAAGACGAACAAAAGAAGATTTGGAAATGATGGGCAGTATATTGAATAATATGGAAAAAGACTTGAATTCGGCCGTTTTGGGAGAAAAAGCCGACTGGGAATTTCACTATACAATTGCTGCCGCATCCAAAAATCCGTTTCTTCTTACATTGATGGATTCCATTGCTGAAACGATTCAAGCATCCTTAAAAGCAAATCGGACCAAATTATACCAAATACCCGGCGGACCACAGCGACTGTTAGAAGAACATAAAGGCATCTACCATGCCATTCTGGCGACAGACGAAGTAACTGCCGAGAAATTGATTGTTACACATTTATCAAATGTCGATACCGCTTTGGAAATTATTGAACAGATGTATAAAAAATAA